From one Nocardioides scoriae genomic stretch:
- a CDS encoding sucrase ferredoxin, translating to MPSTGPRGPAGGPALSAAPVRCSGAALERGDDPAGSAPHLAAFLLVEHHGPWGQSVLRDSRLPEDVRRHLGGHQHLKVLLARRHHRAHRGSSYAVMACFPGRRQLLVRTVEDHRELLDVDVAAIARGEAPEGWDPAPGPVYAVCTHGRHDACCAERGRPVVAALTGVRPEQTWEVSHVGGDRFAANVLVLPEGLYYGQVTPEGVTGLAHHHEAGRLDLDHLRGRSSRPMSVQHAEVALRRHLDDDRLTSVRLVALDAERAVFAHESGRWEVRVERRTGEPARLTCGAAGLSRVPTFAVTSLVRLDPDTSEAGGA from the coding sequence GTGCCGTCGACTGGTCCGCGAGGGCCTGCTGGAGGTCCGGCGCTGAGCGCCGCGCCCGTCCGCTGCTCCGGCGCCGCCCTGGAGCGGGGCGACGACCCGGCCGGCAGCGCTCCGCACCTCGCGGCGTTCCTGCTGGTCGAGCACCACGGCCCGTGGGGGCAGTCGGTGCTGCGCGACAGCCGGCTGCCCGAGGACGTGCGCCGCCACCTCGGCGGCCACCAGCACCTCAAGGTGCTCCTCGCCCGGCGGCACCACCGCGCGCACCGCGGCTCGTCGTACGCCGTGATGGCCTGCTTCCCCGGCCGTCGCCAGCTCCTCGTCCGCACGGTCGAGGACCACCGCGAGCTGCTCGACGTCGACGTCGCGGCGATCGCCCGCGGCGAGGCCCCCGAGGGCTGGGACCCCGCGCCCGGACCGGTGTACGCCGTGTGCACCCACGGCCGCCACGACGCCTGCTGCGCCGAGCGCGGTCGCCCGGTGGTGGCCGCGCTGACCGGGGTGCGGCCCGAGCAGACGTGGGAGGTCTCCCACGTCGGCGGCGACCGCTTCGCCGCCAACGTGCTGGTGCTGCCCGAGGGTCTCTACTACGGCCAGGTCACCCCCGAGGGCGTCACCGGCCTGGCGCACCACCACGAGGCGGGCCGCCTCGACCTCGACCACCTGCGCGGCCGGTCCAGCCGGCCGATGTCGGTCCAGCACGCCGAGGTCGCGCTGCGCCGCCACCTCGACGACGACCGCCTCACCTCCGTGCGGCTCGTCGCCCTCGACGCCGAGCGGGCGGTGTTCGCCCACGAGAGCGGTCGCTGGGAGGTGCGCGTCGAGCGGCGCACCGGTGAGCCCGCCCGGCTGACCTGCGGGGCGGCCGGGCTCTCGCGGGTCCCGACGTTCGCGGTCACCTCCCTCGTCCGGCTCGACCCCGACACCTCCGAGGCCGGGGGCGCCTGA
- a CDS encoding formimidoylglutamate deiminase — protein MTAYLLEHALLPDGVASDVRVEVADGVIAGVLDVLSSDLTSVATDVRSPITRTSGESAAPIPVPGLTLPGLANGHSHAFHRALRGRTQTERGSFWTWREQMYAVAADLTPDSYFELARETYAEMVATGITAVGEFHYLHHQPDGTAYDDPNEMGRALLAAADDAGIRIRLLDTCYLAAGFGRPPEGVQRRYSDGDAHAWAERVALLDDDRVGVAIHSVRAVPADQLATVVEAAAGRPLHVHLSEQVAENDACLAATGRTPTQLLADHGALGPLTTAVHATHLTDADVRLLGESRTRVCFCPTTERDLADGIGPSRRLHDAGAVLTLGSDSHAVIDLFEEMRAVELHERLATQERGHWSALELLAAATRDGHAALGLDDAGAIEVGRRADLVTVDLTTVRTRGAGAAPETLVFAAGGADVRPFPGGVVGASGRQGALPPARLPEEAR, from the coding sequence GTGACGGCGTACCTGCTCGAGCACGCGCTGCTCCCCGACGGCGTCGCCTCCGACGTACGCGTCGAGGTCGCCGACGGGGTGATCGCGGGAGTGCTGGACGTCCTTTCCAGTGACCTGACGTCTGTTGCAACAGACGTCAGGTCACCGATCACCCGGACGTCCGGGGAATCAGCGGCCCCGATCCCGGTCCCCGGCCTCACCCTCCCCGGCCTGGCGAACGGCCACAGCCACGCGTTCCACCGGGCGCTGAGGGGGCGCACGCAGACCGAGCGGGGGTCGTTCTGGACCTGGCGCGAGCAGATGTACGCCGTCGCGGCCGACCTCACGCCGGACTCCTACTTCGAGCTGGCCCGCGAGACGTACGCCGAGATGGTCGCCACCGGGATCACCGCGGTCGGGGAGTTCCACTACCTGCACCACCAGCCCGACGGCACGGCGTACGACGACCCCAACGAGATGGGGCGGGCGCTGCTGGCCGCGGCCGACGACGCGGGGATCCGGATCCGGCTGCTCGACACCTGCTACCTCGCGGCCGGGTTCGGGCGACCCCCGGAGGGGGTGCAGCGGCGCTACTCCGACGGCGACGCCCACGCCTGGGCCGAGCGGGTGGCGCTGCTCGACGACGACCGGGTCGGGGTGGCGATCCACTCCGTGCGCGCGGTGCCGGCCGACCAGCTCGCGACCGTGGTCGAGGCCGCCGCGGGCCGCCCGCTGCACGTGCACCTGTCGGAGCAGGTCGCCGAGAACGACGCCTGCCTGGCCGCCACCGGCCGCACGCCCACCCAGCTGCTCGCCGACCACGGGGCGCTCGGCCCGCTCACCACCGCCGTGCACGCCACCCACCTCACCGACGCCGACGTGCGGCTGCTGGGGGAGAGCCGCACCCGGGTCTGCTTCTGCCCGACGACCGAGCGCGACCTCGCCGACGGCATCGGCCCCTCGCGGCGGCTGCACGACGCCGGGGCGGTGCTGACGCTGGGCTCGGACAGCCACGCGGTCATCGACCTGTTCGAGGAGATGCGCGCCGTCGAGCTCCACGAGCGGCTCGCCACCCAGGAGCGCGGCCACTGGTCGGCGCTGGAGCTGCTGGCGGCCGCCACCCGCGACGGCCACGCGGCGCTCGGCCTCGACGACGCCGGCGCGATCGAGGTCGGCCGCCGCGCCGACCTGGTCACCGTCGACCTCACCACCGTCCGCACCCGCGGCGCCGGCGCCGCCCCGGAGACCCTGGTCTTCGCGGCGGGCGGCGCCGACGTGCGCCCGTTCCCGGGGGGAGTCGTGGGTGCCAGCGGGCGCCAGGGCGCCCTCCCACCCGCACGACTCCCGGAGGAGGCCCGATGA
- a CDS encoding sensor histidine kinase, which produces MIRHLRRLEDADSVFAVLHAAPTPVIAVDDTGLVDFANSAALAAFGYELDDLLGRRVEELVPESARDRHVQLRAGYAAHPRARDLGAGLHLAARRRDGSTFPVEISLIPLRSGDGLWTIASVVDVSGRLATEERLRELGRSYQTLAELNEVVVRAGDEQALFAETCRVAVERGGYLGAWVGRADDAGRVHSAASAGALDGYVAALDISIDPAHPRGNGPTALALREGRPWFTSDFGNDEIVRPFRDLAAPYGIGSSATVPLVQGGVPAAVLCLYSEHPGAFGGETGALLRSLGENVSFALDGFAVRRQLEQLALERHELSERLADAQERERSRIAAGIHDDSLQSLAALELRLGMLEGQVAAHDPDLAAQVGSVGATLRHVVTGLRDLLFELEPVGHEVPSEALLRDAVEQVLGDAGVEVVVDVRLDDGPAPTLPDAVRVQALRILKEALWNVRHHAGARHVVLAATTVGGGMAVTLTDDGVGFDPTADRGAGHRGLGNMHDRAALVGGHLDVESVPGAGTVVRLWVPSTGDAPAPSH; this is translated from the coding sequence GTGATCCGACACCTGCGTCGTCTGGAGGACGCCGACAGCGTCTTCGCGGTGCTGCACGCCGCGCCCACCCCCGTGATCGCCGTCGACGACACCGGTCTGGTCGACTTCGCCAACAGCGCGGCCCTCGCGGCGTTCGGGTACGAGCTGGACGACCTCCTCGGCCGTCGGGTGGAGGAGCTGGTCCCGGAGTCCGCCCGGGATCGTCACGTCCAGCTCCGCGCGGGGTACGCCGCGCACCCGCGCGCCCGCGATCTCGGAGCGGGTCTGCACCTGGCTGCGCGACGGCGCGACGGCAGCACCTTCCCGGTCGAGATCAGCCTCATCCCGCTGCGCAGCGGCGACGGGCTCTGGACCATCGCGTCCGTGGTCGACGTCAGCGGCCGGTTGGCCACCGAGGAGCGGCTGCGCGAGCTGGGTCGGTCCTACCAGACGCTGGCGGAGCTGAACGAGGTCGTGGTCCGAGCGGGCGACGAGCAGGCGCTGTTCGCCGAGACCTGCCGGGTCGCGGTCGAGCGGGGTGGCTACCTGGGCGCCTGGGTGGGTCGCGCGGACGATGCGGGGCGGGTCCACTCCGCCGCCTCTGCCGGCGCACTGGACGGCTACGTCGCCGCGCTGGACATCAGCATCGATCCGGCGCACCCCCGGGGCAACGGCCCCACTGCGCTGGCGCTGCGCGAGGGGCGCCCGTGGTTCACCTCCGACTTCGGCAACGACGAGATCGTGCGGCCGTTCCGAGACCTCGCCGCGCCGTACGGCATCGGCTCCTCGGCCACGGTGCCGCTCGTCCAGGGGGGCGTCCCCGCCGCGGTGCTGTGCCTCTACTCCGAGCACCCGGGTGCCTTCGGCGGCGAGACCGGCGCGCTGCTGCGCTCGCTGGGGGAGAACGTCTCCTTCGCCCTGGACGGATTCGCCGTGCGGCGCCAGCTCGAGCAGCTGGCGCTCGAGCGCCACGAGCTGTCCGAGCGGCTGGCGGACGCGCAGGAGCGGGAGCGGTCCCGGATCGCCGCCGGCATCCACGACGACTCCCTGCAGTCGCTCGCCGCCCTCGAGCTGCGGCTGGGGATGCTCGAGGGGCAGGTCGCGGCCCACGACCCCGACCTCGCCGCGCAGGTCGGGTCGGTGGGGGCCACGCTGCGCCACGTCGTGACCGGGCTGCGGGACCTGCTCTTCGAGCTGGAGCCGGTCGGTCACGAGGTCCCCTCCGAGGCCCTGCTGCGCGACGCCGTCGAGCAGGTGCTCGGGGACGCGGGGGTCGAGGTCGTGGTGGACGTCCGGCTGGACGACGGGCCCGCGCCCACCCTGCCCGATGCGGTCCGGGTCCAAGCGCTGCGCATCCTCAAGGAGGCGCTGTGGAACGTGCGCCACCACGCCGGGGCCCGTCACGTCGTGCTGGCCGCCACCACGGTCGGGGGCGGGATGGCGGTCACCCTGACCGACGACGGTGTCGGGTTCGACCCCACCGCGGACCGAGGGGCCGGCCACCGCGGCCTGGGCAACATGCACGACCGGGCGGCACTCGTGGGGGGGCACCTGGACGTCGAGAGCGTCCCGGGCGCGGGCACCGTCGTACGACTGTGGGTCCCGTCCACCGGCGACGCACCAGCGCCATCGCACTAG
- a CDS encoding MFS transporter small subunit, whose product MSQHDAHDRPTSPLLVTLAWLLVSVPLAYGLWQTLVKAAQLLG is encoded by the coding sequence ATGAGCCAGCACGACGCGCACGACCGCCCCACCAGCCCGCTGCTCGTCACGCTCGCGTGGCTGCTCGTCTCGGTGCCGCTGGCCTACGGCCTGTGGCAGACCCTGGTCAAGGCCGCCCAGCTGCTCGGCTGA
- a CDS encoding response regulator: MNATDDVQESDTSPTRVLVVDDHEVLATSLSMVLDAEPDLTSVGVARSLEQARTLVRSTQPDVLLLDHRLPDGDGVSAIPELRALREQMHVVVLTATAADHVLVAAIEAGASGFVSKTRGLAEVTAAVRAAASGEALISPEMLARLLPRLTRSSGARHQELTDREHEVLGLLARGMTNAAIAAQLVVSVHTVRNHIANLSAKLGAHSKLEALSIAVREGLLPDR, encoded by the coding sequence ATGAACGCCACGGACGACGTCCAGGAGAGCGACACCTCACCCACGCGCGTGCTCGTGGTCGACGACCACGAGGTGCTGGCCACCAGCCTGTCGATGGTGCTCGACGCCGAGCCGGACCTCACCTCCGTCGGCGTCGCCCGGAGCCTGGAGCAGGCCCGCACCCTCGTGCGGAGCACGCAGCCCGACGTGCTGCTCCTCGACCACCGCCTGCCCGACGGCGACGGCGTCAGCGCGATCCCCGAGCTGCGGGCGCTGCGCGAGCAGATGCACGTCGTGGTCCTCACGGCCACGGCGGCCGACCACGTGCTCGTCGCCGCCATCGAGGCCGGCGCGTCCGGGTTCGTGTCGAAGACCCGCGGTCTGGCGGAGGTCACCGCCGCGGTGCGGGCCGCCGCCTCCGGGGAGGCCCTGATCTCCCCCGAGATGCTCGCCCGGCTGCTGCCGCGGCTCACGCGGAGCTCGGGTGCACGGCACCAGGAGCTGACCGACCGCGAGCACGAGGTCCTGGGGCTGCTCGCACGCGGCATGACCAACGCCGCGATCGCGGCGCAGCTGGTGGTCAGCGTCCACACCGTGCGCAACCACATCGCCAACCTGTCGGCCAAGCTGGGCGCGCACTCCAAGCTCGAGGCGCTCTCGATCGCCGTCCGCGAGGGCCTGCTCCCCGACCGCTGA
- a CDS encoding response regulator: MTSTRVVVADDDSTFRSALVDVLGVDPGIEVVASLSSGAGLVETLARTHADVALVDVRMPDGGVHAARSVREACEDGRLHEVAVVAISAQAATHTVVSLLREGAVGYLVKGHLGGDLGSLVKRCARGEVVVAGPSGAEALRTLVRDGHVLT, encoded by the coding sequence ATGACCAGCACCCGCGTAGTGGTGGCGGACGACGACAGCACCTTCCGGAGCGCGCTGGTCGACGTCCTGGGCGTCGACCCGGGCATCGAGGTGGTGGCGTCGCTGTCCTCGGGCGCGGGGCTCGTCGAGACCCTGGCCCGCACCCACGCCGACGTCGCCCTGGTCGACGTCCGGATGCCCGACGGTGGCGTCCACGCCGCCCGGTCGGTGCGCGAGGCGTGCGAGGACGGACGCCTCCACGAGGTCGCGGTCGTCGCGATCTCGGCGCAGGCCGCGACCCACACCGTCGTGTCCCTGCTGCGCGAGGGAGCCGTGGGCTACCTCGTCAAGGGCCACCTCGGGGGGGACCTGGGGTCCCTGGTCAAGAGGTGCGCCCGTGGCGAGGTCGTCGTGGCCGGCCCGTCGGGCGCCGAGGCGCTGCGAACACTGGTCCGGGACGGGCACGTGCTGACGTGA
- the hutI gene encoding imidazolonepropionase, protein MSSVLLTGIGELVTNDPTHDGTPLGLLTDAAVVVEDHRVAWVGRRHEAPATDDARDLGGRAVLPGFVDSHSHLLFAGDRAGEFAARMAGESYTGGGIRTTVAATRAATDEQLEANLARHLAEMRRQGTTTVEVKSGYGLSVHDEARALAIARRWTSETTFLGAHVVPPEHADDPAAYVELVTGPMLEAAAPHARWIDAFCERGAFDADQARAVLEAGAAAGLRGRLHANQLGPGPGVRLACELGLTAVDHCTFLADADVEALVGSGTVATLLPGVEFSTRSPYPDARGLLDAGVTVALASDCNPGSCYTSSLPLCVALAVREMRMTPAEAVWAATAGGARALDRDDVGVLAPGRRAHLTVLDAPSHLHLAYRPGVPLVAEVIA, encoded by the coding sequence ATGAGCTCCGTCCTGCTGACCGGCATCGGCGAGCTGGTCACCAACGACCCCACCCACGACGGCACGCCGCTGGGCCTGCTCACCGACGCCGCGGTCGTCGTCGAGGACCACCGCGTCGCCTGGGTGGGCCGTCGCCACGAGGCGCCGGCGACCGACGACGCGCGGGACCTGGGCGGCCGCGCGGTGCTGCCGGGGTTCGTGGACTCCCACTCCCACCTGCTCTTCGCGGGCGACCGGGCGGGCGAGTTCGCGGCCCGGATGGCGGGGGAGTCCTACACCGGCGGCGGCATCCGCACCACGGTGGCCGCGACCCGGGCCGCCACCGACGAGCAGCTCGAGGCCAACCTGGCCCGCCACCTGGCCGAGATGCGCCGCCAGGGCACCACCACCGTCGAGGTCAAGAGCGGCTACGGCCTCAGCGTCCACGACGAGGCCCGGGCGCTGGCGATCGCGCGTCGCTGGACCTCGGAGACGACCTTCCTCGGCGCCCACGTGGTGCCGCCGGAGCACGCGGACGACCCCGCGGCGTACGTCGAGCTGGTGACGGGCCCGATGCTGGAGGCGGCCGCCCCCCACGCGCGGTGGATCGACGCCTTCTGCGAGCGGGGCGCCTTCGACGCCGACCAGGCGCGTGCCGTCCTGGAGGCGGGCGCCGCGGCCGGCCTGCGGGGCCGGTTGCACGCCAACCAGCTCGGGCCCGGGCCCGGCGTGCGCCTGGCGTGCGAGCTCGGGCTCACGGCGGTCGACCACTGCACCTTCCTCGCCGACGCCGACGTCGAGGCGCTGGTCGGGTCGGGCACGGTGGCGACGCTGCTGCCCGGCGTGGAGTTCAGCACCCGCTCGCCGTACCCCGACGCCCGCGGGTTGCTCGACGCCGGCGTCACCGTCGCGCTCGCCAGCGACTGCAACCCCGGGTCCTGCTACACCTCCTCGCTGCCGCTGTGCGTGGCGCTGGCGGTGCGCGAGATGCGGATGACGCCCGCGGAGGCGGTGTGGGCGGCGACCGCGGGCGGGGCCCGGGCCCTGGACCGCGACGACGTCGGCGTCCTCGCCCCGGGCCGCCGCGCCCACCTGACGGTGCTCGACGCCCCCTCCCACCTGCACCTCGCCTACCGCCCCGGCGTGCCGCTGGTCGCCGAGGTGATCGCCTGA
- a CDS encoding OFA family MFS transporter, producing MAGLAFLEKKNTVARPGYSKWLIPPAALCVHLSIGQVYAFSVFKASLVQRFESSQTAVAWIFSIAIVMLGLSAAVLGTWVERNGPRKAMVAAGLCWSTGFLVGSLGIAIGSLPLLYLGYGVIGGIGLGIGYISPVSTLIKWFPDKPGLATGMAIMGFGGGALIASPLSTLLLGTFDPGFDPANTDNGASASALASTFLTLGLVYLVFMMIGAALIRLPPGFEDDATAAHQPGRNGALVRAKQAIRTPQFALLWVVLFCNVTAGIGILEQAAPMIQDFFRDGQDSSVSAAEAAGFVGMLSLANMAGRFVWSSLSDRIGRKPIYMMYLGVGLVLYVLLATIGQQSTAVFVVLALVIISYYGGGFATVPAYLKDLFGTLEVGAIHGRLLTAWAAAGVMGPLIVNGFLDAAGEPGSLVASDYHPALITMVVVLAVGFVANLLVKPVDEKHFDQDALSTHAERSSGAGRSGEPATSGGTR from the coding sequence ATGGCAGGCTTGGCCTTCCTCGAGAAGAAGAACACCGTGGCCCGACCGGGCTACAGCAAGTGGCTCATCCCCCCGGCCGCGCTCTGCGTCCACCTCAGCATCGGCCAGGTCTACGCCTTCTCGGTGTTCAAGGCCTCGCTGGTGCAGCGCTTCGAGTCCTCGCAGACCGCGGTGGCGTGGATCTTCTCCATCGCCATCGTCATGCTCGGCCTCTCGGCCGCCGTGCTCGGCACCTGGGTGGAGCGCAACGGCCCCCGCAAGGCGATGGTCGCCGCCGGCCTGTGCTGGAGCACCGGCTTCCTCGTCGGCTCGCTCGGCATCGCGATCGGCAGCCTGCCGCTGCTCTACCTCGGCTACGGCGTCATCGGCGGCATCGGCCTGGGCATCGGCTACATCTCGCCGGTCTCCACGCTGATCAAGTGGTTCCCCGACAAGCCGGGCCTGGCCACCGGCATGGCCATCATGGGCTTCGGTGGTGGCGCGCTCATCGCCTCGCCGCTGTCCACGCTGCTGCTCGGCACGTTCGACCCGGGCTTCGACCCGGCCAACACCGACAACGGCGCCAGCGCCTCGGCCCTGGCCAGCACCTTCCTGACCCTCGGCCTGGTCTACCTCGTCTTCATGATGATCGGCGCCGCGCTGATCCGCCTGCCACCCGGCTTCGAGGACGACGCCACCGCCGCGCACCAGCCCGGTCGCAACGGCGCGCTCGTCCGCGCCAAGCAGGCCATCCGCACGCCGCAGTTCGCGCTGCTGTGGGTGGTGCTGTTCTGCAACGTCACCGCGGGCATCGGCATCCTCGAGCAGGCCGCGCCGATGATCCAGGACTTCTTCCGCGACGGCCAGGACTCCAGCGTCTCGGCCGCCGAGGCCGCTGGCTTCGTCGGCATGCTGAGCCTGGCCAACATGGCCGGACGCTTCGTGTGGTCGAGCCTGTCGGACCGCATCGGACGCAAGCCGATCTACATGATGTACCTCGGGGTGGGACTGGTCCTCTACGTCCTGCTGGCGACGATCGGCCAGCAGTCGACGGCCGTGTTCGTCGTGCTGGCGCTGGTGATCATCAGCTACTACGGCGGTGGCTTCGCGACCGTCCCGGCGTACCTCAAGGACCTGTTCGGCACCCTCGAGGTCGGGGCCATCCACGGTCGCCTGCTGACCGCGTGGGCGGCAGCCGGCGTGATGGGGCCGCTCATCGTCAACGGCTTCCTCGACGCGGCCGGCGAGCCCGGCTCGCTGGTGGCCTCGGACTACCACCCCGCGCTGATCACGATGGTCGTCGTGCTCGCGGTGGGCTTCGTCGCCAACCTGCTCGTCAAGCCGGTCGACGAGAAGCACTTCGACCAGGACGCCCTGTCCACCCACGCCGAGCGCAGCTCCGGAGCCGGCCGCTCCGGTGAGCCCGCCACCTCAGGAGGCACCCGATGA
- a CDS encoding cupin domain-containing protein, whose product MDALDLLSGDAQTFVEKVWASHVHVHRAEPDELVGLLSFADVDHLLTSTAIRTPAVRVARDGAVLPASAFTRSGSTLAGQPLTGLVDARKVADLFEDGATVVLQGLHRYWAPLTRLVAELELALGHPCQANAYLTPPGSQGFAVHSDSHDVFVFQTHGSKLWDVHPAPLEDHEDAREVLLEPGLSMYLPTGTPHAARAQDTVSLHVTVGINQLTWRSLVDRAVEQALAGLGDLDTHLPAGHLDRPGVLAQGLAERLGRLSDALGALDPQAVADAQASSFLQGRVTSPLGGSLLDRMALADLAGDTPLRRRPGRACVLQPDGDRLHLLLGDRRVTVPARITTAVEQLRGLLELTPDDLDLDPASSLVLCRRLVREGLLEVRR is encoded by the coding sequence GTGGACGCTCTCGACCTGCTCAGCGGCGACGCCCAGACCTTCGTGGAGAAGGTCTGGGCGTCGCACGTCCACGTCCACCGCGCCGAGCCCGACGAGCTCGTCGGCCTGTTGTCGTTCGCGGACGTCGACCACCTGCTCACCAGCACCGCCATCCGCACCCCCGCGGTCCGCGTCGCCCGTGACGGCGCCGTGCTGCCGGCCTCCGCGTTCACCCGCAGCGGGTCGACCCTGGCCGGCCAGCCCCTCACCGGCCTGGTCGACGCCCGCAAGGTCGCCGACCTGTTCGAGGACGGCGCCACCGTCGTGCTGCAGGGGCTGCACCGCTACTGGGCACCCCTGACGAGGCTGGTCGCCGAGCTCGAGCTCGCGCTGGGCCACCCGTGCCAGGCCAACGCCTACCTGACCCCGCCCGGTTCGCAGGGCTTCGCGGTCCACAGCGACAGCCACGACGTCTTCGTCTTCCAGACCCACGGCTCGAAGCTGTGGGATGTGCACCCCGCGCCGCTGGAGGACCACGAGGACGCCCGCGAGGTGCTGCTCGAGCCCGGCCTGTCGATGTACCTCCCGACCGGCACGCCCCACGCCGCGCGCGCCCAGGACACCGTCTCCCTGCACGTGACCGTCGGGATCAACCAGCTGACCTGGCGCAGCCTGGTCGACCGTGCCGTCGAGCAGGCGCTCGCCGGGCTCGGCGACCTCGACACCCACCTGCCTGCCGGTCACCTCGACCGGCCCGGTGTGCTGGCGCAGGGCCTGGCCGAGCGGCTCGGCCGGCTGTCCGACGCCCTGGGCGCCCTGGACCCCCAGGCGGTGGCCGACGCGCAGGCCAGCTCCTTCCTCCAGGGCCGCGTCACGAGCCCCCTCGGCGGCAGCCTGCTCGACCGGATGGCGCTGGCCGACCTGGCCGGGGACACCCCGCTGCGGCGGCGCCCCGGCCGCGCCTGCGTGCTGCAGCCGGACGGCGACCGGCTCCACCTGCTGCTCGGCGACCGCCGGGTCACGGTGCCCGCCCGCATCACGACCGCGGTCGAGCAGCTGCGCGGGCTGCTGGAGCTCACGCCCGACGACCTCGACCTCGACCCCGCCTCGAGCCTCGTGCTGTGCCGTCGACTGGTCCGCGAGGGCCTGCTGGAGGTCCGGCGCTGA
- a CDS encoding allantoate amidohydrolase, translating to MAEDFEQMWRDLAPVGRSSASGGYFRQPFTAAETELRGWFAEQCAARDLALEADGNGNLVATWAPPAGDAAGPAVLVGSHLDSVLDGGAYDGPLGVVSSLAAVDLLRERGVVPRRPVLVGAFVEEEGSRFGVACLGSRLLTGATSPEAAAALRDRDGVPFLDAMAAAGHEPAPGPAAWLDRVGCFLELHVEQGRDLVHRDLPVGLAGEIWPHGRWRFDFTGEANHAGATRMEDRRDPMLTYAMTVLAANKQARLAGQRATFGRVDVAPNGTNAVPSRVTAWLDARGDSDEALAALVGEVERQGSQRADRDGTGLAVTAESVSGAVRFDTGLTARVGAALADRFGEVPVLPSLAGHDAGVLAASGIPTAMLFVRNPTGVSHSPAEHAETADCLLGVHALADALEALVA from the coding sequence ATGGCTGAGGACTTCGAGCAGATGTGGCGCGACCTCGCGCCGGTGGGGCGCTCGTCCGCGAGCGGCGGCTACTTCCGCCAGCCGTTCACCGCGGCCGAGACCGAGCTGCGCGGCTGGTTCGCCGAGCAGTGCGCCGCCCGCGACCTGGCCCTCGAGGCCGACGGCAACGGCAACCTGGTGGCGACCTGGGCGCCCCCGGCGGGCGACGCGGCCGGGCCGGCGGTCCTCGTGGGCTCCCACCTCGACTCGGTCCTCGACGGCGGGGCGTACGACGGGCCGCTCGGCGTGGTCTCCTCGCTGGCCGCCGTCGACCTGCTGCGCGAGCGCGGCGTGGTGCCGCGCCGGCCGGTGCTGGTGGGCGCCTTCGTCGAGGAGGAGGGGTCGCGCTTCGGCGTGGCCTGCCTCGGCTCCCGGTTGCTGACCGGGGCGACCTCGCCCGAGGCCGCCGCCGCGCTGCGCGACCGCGACGGCGTGCCCTTCCTCGACGCGATGGCCGCCGCCGGCCACGAGCCGGCCCCCGGCCCGGCCGCCTGGCTGGACCGGGTCGGCTGCTTCCTGGAGCTCCACGTCGAGCAGGGCCGCGACCTGGTGCACCGCGACCTCCCGGTCGGGCTCGCCGGGGAGATCTGGCCCCACGGCCGCTGGCGCTTCGACTTCACGGGCGAGGCCAACCACGCCGGGGCGACCCGGATGGAGGACCGCCGCGACCCGATGCTGACCTACGCCATGACCGTCCTCGCGGCCAACAAGCAGGCCCGGCTCGCGGGTCAGCGCGCCACCTTCGGTCGCGTCGACGTCGCCCCCAACGGCACCAACGCCGTGCCCTCGCGGGTCACCGCCTGGCTCGACGCCCGGGGCGACTCCGACGAGGCCCTGGCCGCGCTCGTGGGCGAGGTCGAGCGGCAGGGGTCGCAGCGGGCCGACCGCGACGGCACCGGCCTGGCCGTGACCGCCGAGTCGGTCTCCGGGGCGGTCCGCTTCGACACCGGCCTCACCGCCCGGGTCGGCGCCGCGCTGGCCGACCGCTTCGGGGAGGTGCCGGTGCTCCCGTCCCTGGCCGGCCACGACGCCGGCGTCCTGGCGGCCTCCGGCATCCCCACCGCCATGCTCTTCGTGCGCAACCCCACCGGCGTCTCGCACTCGCCGGCCGAGCACGCCGAGACGGCCGACTGCCTGCTCGGCGTGCACGCGCTCGCCGACGCCCTCGAGGCGCTGGTCGCGTGA
- a CDS encoding nitroreductase family protein — translation MEFREVVRRRRMVRSYTDEAVDPAVVDRALAHATRAPSAGFTQGWGFLVLDAPEDVGRFWAATSDGVAAPDRWLAGMVRAPVVVLPCSSRAAYVERYAAPDKGRAVAQEGTEGSPWSVPYWHMDAAMASLLVLQTLVDEGLGGCFFGVPPDRVEAVTTAFGIPAEFTPVGAITIGHPAPGGAAGSRTRRPRRDLDEVVHRGRWGRHGIAGGAG, via the coding sequence ATGGAGTTCCGCGAGGTCGTGCGACGACGCCGGATGGTCCGCAGCTACACCGACGAGGCCGTCGACCCGGCCGTCGTGGACCGCGCCCTCGCCCACGCGACCCGGGCGCCGAGCGCGGGGTTCACCCAGGGGTGGGGCTTCCTGGTGCTCGACGCCCCCGAGGACGTCGGCCGCTTCTGGGCGGCCACCTCCGACGGCGTCGCGGCCCCCGACCGCTGGCTGGCCGGGATGGTGCGGGCCCCGGTGGTGGTGCTGCCGTGCTCGAGCCGGGCGGCGTACGTCGAGCGGTACGCCGCGCCCGACAAGGGCCGTGCCGTCGCCCAGGAGGGCACCGAGGGGTCCCCGTGGTCGGTGCCCTACTGGCACATGGACGCCGCGATGGCCTCGCTGCTGGTGCTGCAGACGCTGGTCGACGAGGGCCTCGGCGGCTGCTTCTTCGGCGTGCCGCCCGACCGCGTCGAGGCGGTGACGACGGCCTTCGGGATCCCGGCGGAGTTCACCCCGGTCGGGGCGATCACCATCGGCCACCCGGCCCCGGGCGGGGCGGCCGGCTCGCGCACGCGGCGCCCGCGACGCGACCTCGACGAGGTCGTGCACCGGGGACGCTGGGGTCGCCACGGGATTGCCGGCGGGGCGGGTTGA